One region of Jatrophihabitans cynanchi genomic DNA includes:
- a CDS encoding CoA transferase subunit A produces MNARHLPLADAVAELVHDGDTIALEGFTHLIPMAAGHEIIRQRRRDLTLVRMTPDLVYDQLIGAGCASRLIFSWGGNPGVGSLHRFRDAIQRGWPAPLQIEEHSHAGMANRYVAAASGLPFAVLRGYAGTDLIGQTETIKPITCPFTGEVLAAVPALDLDTTIIHAQQADRAGNVQLWGIVGIQKEAVLAARRSLVTVEEVVDELTPRPGAIVLPSWSITAIATAPGGAHPSYAQGYSDRDNGYYRAWDAISRDRDAFTAWLDAEVYGAVSR; encoded by the coding sequence GTGAACGCCCGGCATCTGCCGCTGGCCGACGCGGTGGCCGAACTGGTTCACGACGGCGACACCATCGCCCTGGAGGGCTTCACCCACCTGATTCCGATGGCCGCCGGGCACGAGATCATCCGGCAGCGGCGCCGTGACCTCACCCTCGTGCGGATGACGCCGGATCTCGTCTACGACCAGCTGATCGGAGCGGGTTGCGCGAGCCGGCTGATCTTCTCGTGGGGCGGCAACCCCGGCGTCGGCTCGCTGCACCGCTTCCGCGACGCCATCCAGCGCGGCTGGCCCGCCCCGCTCCAGATCGAGGAGCACTCGCACGCGGGCATGGCCAACCGGTACGTCGCCGCGGCGTCCGGGCTGCCGTTCGCCGTGCTGCGCGGGTACGCGGGCACCGACCTGATCGGCCAGACCGAGACCATCAAACCGATCACCTGCCCGTTCACCGGTGAGGTGCTGGCCGCGGTGCCGGCGCTGGATCTCGACACCACGATCATCCATGCGCAGCAGGCAGATCGCGCTGGGAACGTGCAGCTGTGGGGCATCGTCGGCATCCAGAAGGAAGCCGTGCTGGCCGCCCGCCGCTCGCTGGTCACCGTCGAGGAGGTGGTGGACGAGCTGACGCCGCGGCCGGGCGCGATCGTGCTCCCGAGCTGGTCGATCACCGCGATCGCCACCGCGCCCGGCGGTGCGCACCCCTCGTACGCGCAGGGTTACTCGGACCGCGACAACGGCTACTACCGTGCGTGGGACGCGATCAGCCGCGACCGGGACGCGTTCACGGCCTGGCTGGACGCCGAGGTGTACGGGGCGGTGAGCCGGTGA
- a CDS encoding benzaldehyde dehydrogenase, producing the protein MTLLDTSTWDGQLYSSGWRDASGGTRPVVEPATGNTLATIGFADGDDVARAAAAAATAQRDWANTGFQERAAVLRRAGDLIAQHAEEIQWWIIREAGSVQPKAELETHVAAQECYEAAALPSRPFGRILPSEQPRFSLERRVPAGVVAVIAPFNVPLILSIRSVAPALALGNAVVLKPDPRTAVCGGVVLARVFEEAGLPDGLLHVLPGGAEAGEALVADPHVRVVSFTGSTAAGRKVGATAARHLKRVHLELGGNSALVVLDDADLDLAVGAGAFGSFLHQGQICMTTGRHLVHERLADAYVEALAAKADALPVGDPAGGQVALGPVIDAGQRDKIHGLVRASVDGGATLVAGGSYDQLFYRPTVLTDVRPDSPAYAEEVFGPVAPVLRFADIEEAARLAADTDYGLSLGILTRDPLKGLELAARIPSGIVHINDQTVSDEAQIPFGGVGASGTGSRFGGAEANIEAFTETQWVTMRSEIPAYPF; encoded by the coding sequence ATGACCCTGCTCGACACCTCGACGTGGGACGGACAGCTCTACTCCAGCGGTTGGCGCGACGCGAGTGGCGGCACCCGCCCGGTGGTCGAGCCCGCGACCGGCAACACACTCGCCACGATCGGCTTCGCCGACGGCGACGATGTCGCCCGCGCCGCCGCTGCCGCCGCCACCGCGCAACGCGACTGGGCAAACACCGGTTTTCAGGAACGGGCCGCGGTGCTGCGCCGCGCCGGCGACCTGATCGCGCAACACGCCGAGGAGATCCAGTGGTGGATCATCCGCGAGGCCGGTTCCGTCCAGCCCAAGGCCGAGCTCGAGACCCACGTGGCCGCCCAGGAGTGTTACGAGGCAGCAGCGCTCCCGTCCCGGCCGTTCGGCCGGATCCTGCCCAGCGAGCAACCACGCTTCAGCCTGGAACGCCGGGTGCCGGCCGGAGTCGTTGCGGTGATCGCGCCGTTCAACGTGCCGCTGATCCTGTCGATCCGGTCGGTAGCGCCTGCCCTCGCGCTCGGCAACGCGGTGGTGCTCAAACCCGACCCGCGTACCGCAGTGTGTGGCGGCGTCGTGCTCGCCCGGGTCTTCGAGGAAGCCGGGCTGCCCGACGGGCTGTTGCACGTTTTGCCCGGCGGTGCCGAGGCGGGCGAGGCGCTCGTCGCCGACCCGCACGTGCGGGTGGTCTCGTTCACCGGTTCGACCGCGGCCGGGCGCAAGGTTGGCGCGACGGCCGCCCGGCATCTCAAGCGGGTTCACCTCGAACTGGGCGGCAACTCGGCGCTGGTCGTACTCGACGATGCCGATCTGGACCTCGCGGTAGGGGCCGGTGCGTTCGGGTCCTTCCTGCACCAGGGGCAGATCTGCATGACTACCGGCCGGCACCTGGTGCACGAACGGCTCGCCGACGCATACGTCGAGGCGTTGGCCGCAAAGGCCGACGCGCTGCCGGTGGGCGATCCGGCCGGCGGCCAGGTCGCGCTCGGCCCGGTGATCGACGCCGGCCAGCGGGACAAGATCCACGGCCTGGTCAGGGCGAGTGTCGACGGCGGCGCAACGCTCGTGGCCGGCGGCAGCTACGACCAGCTGTTCTACCGGCCCACCGTGCTCACCGACGTGCGTCCGGACTCGCCCGCCTACGCCGAGGAGGTGTTCGGGCCGGTCGCGCCCGTGCTGCGCTTCGCCGACATCGAGGAGGCCGCCCGGCTCGCCGCCGACACCGACTATGGTCTGTCGCTCGGCATCCTGACCCGGGACCCGCTCAAGGGGCTCGAGCTTGCCGCGCGAATCCCGAGCGGGATCGTGCACATCAACGACCAGACCGTCAGCGACGAGGCGCAGATCCCCTTCGGCGGAGTCGGCGCCTCCGGGACCGGCTCGCGGTTCGGCGGCGCGGAGGCGAACATCGAGGCGTTCACCGAGACCCAGTGGGTGACCATGCGCAGCGAGATCCCCGCCTACCCGTTCTGA
- a CDS encoding ABC transporter substrate-binding protein — translation MDQGNTSGNARLIDRAVSRRAVLRGAGTGAAVLAGGSLLQACSSGLKGNTKSTGKTITIGFVSPLSGPLAGFAVSDGFVVDTVRKTPKYSGGIKIGSSTYDVKIVVADSQSSTNRASQVAKDLITNDKVDMVLVTSTPEVTNPVASVCESQHVPCVSTVVPWESWYFGRGAKQGDAFKYTTMFFFGVAEFGECFIPMWNRVSNDKVAAGMFPNDADGNAFRAGWPPLMKPAGYRLVDGGAYPDGTTDYTSMISKFKNAKCEIYVNAPLPPDFNVFWKQAAQQGFRPKLATVAKVLLFPADVVALGDLVTNIATDAWWTPTMPYKSSLTGQSAKDLADAFTAATGKQWVQALGSTYSLFEVAYNAFAAVDDPHDHDQVAEQLRKMKFSGMSGALDFTAGPVPGVAIVKPAGVQWKKGTGKFPFELQVVDNSANKDAPIAADLEPTNA, via the coding sequence ATGGACCAAGGCAACACCTCGGGCAATGCGCGACTGATCGACCGGGCGGTATCGCGGCGCGCCGTACTGCGCGGTGCCGGCACCGGAGCGGCGGTACTCGCGGGCGGCTCGCTGCTCCAGGCGTGCTCGTCCGGCCTGAAGGGCAACACCAAGAGCACCGGCAAGACCATCACGATCGGGTTCGTCTCTCCGCTGTCCGGTCCACTTGCCGGCTTCGCGGTCTCCGACGGCTTCGTCGTCGATACGGTTCGCAAGACGCCCAAGTACAGCGGTGGGATCAAGATCGGCTCGTCGACCTACGACGTGAAGATCGTTGTGGCGGACAGTCAGTCGTCGACCAACCGCGCGTCCCAGGTGGCCAAAGACCTCATCACCAACGACAAGGTCGACATGGTGCTGGTGACCTCCACGCCGGAGGTGACGAACCCCGTCGCCTCGGTATGCGAGTCGCAGCACGTGCCGTGCGTGTCCACCGTCGTGCCGTGGGAGTCGTGGTACTTCGGTCGCGGTGCGAAGCAGGGTGATGCCTTCAAGTACACGACGATGTTCTTCTTCGGCGTGGCCGAGTTCGGCGAGTGCTTCATCCCGATGTGGAACCGGGTGTCGAACGACAAGGTCGCCGCCGGCATGTTCCCGAACGACGCCGACGGCAACGCCTTCCGCGCAGGCTGGCCGCCGCTGATGAAGCCGGCCGGCTACCGCCTGGTCGACGGCGGCGCGTACCCCGACGGCACCACCGACTACACGTCGATGATCAGCAAGTTCAAGAACGCCAAGTGCGAGATCTACGTCAACGCGCCGTTGCCCCCCGACTTCAACGTGTTCTGGAAGCAGGCGGCACAGCAGGGCTTCCGCCCGAAGCTGGCGACCGTCGCCAAGGTGCTACTGTTCCCCGCCGACGTCGTCGCGCTCGGCGACCTGGTCACGAACATCGCGACCGACGCGTGGTGGACCCCGACGATGCCGTACAAGAGCTCGCTCACCGGCCAGTCGGCGAAGGACCTCGCCGATGCGTTCACGGCGGCGACGGGCAAGCAGTGGGTGCAGGCGCTGGGGAGCACGTACTCGCTGTTCGAGGTCGCGTACAACGCCTTCGCCGCAGTGGACGACCCGCACGATCACGACCAGGTTGCCGAGCAACTGCGGAAGATGAAGTTCTCCGGCATGTCCGGCGCCCTCGACTTCACCGCTGGGCCGGTGCCCGGAGTCGCGATCGTCAAACCTGCCGGGGTGCAGTGGAAGAAGGGGACCGGCAAGTTCCCGTTCGAGCTGCAGGTTGTCGACAACTCAGCGAACAAGGACGCACCCATTGCCGCGGACCTGGAGCCGACCAACGCCTGA
- a CDS encoding amidase, translating to MSDTGLADLSIVDACTAIARGELDPLALTQAYLERIALLEPDLNAYVTVTADAALEAANQAREELAAGRGGRLCGIPLGLKDLYDVRGVATTAGSALLRGNVADADSTVAARLRAAGAVLLGKHCTHEFAWGGTTSNGYTGPTHNPHAPARIPGGSSGGSAASVVAGTSAGSFGTDTCGSVRIPAALCGCVGFKPSYGRISLHRVVPLAPALDHAGPLARTVRDAAVLYGAVAGPDPADARTLADPVADPLAGLGSGLRGLRVGRLRGWFESILDPGVRIALDGAVEALRDAGASISDVRPAGSDAPVTAAFALVAAEAVPYHRARFGAEAAGYSAELAELLGAGPPDERTYRAARNVVGLEVEALLAALREVDLLVCATVPAPAPLIGDNQVTVDGHRMHVEWMLTRLTSVFDAAGLPALSVPFGSASGLPVGIQLVGRRLDEPTVLRAGTVVADAGHSAVRSSERAAAMTSRGYSRRP from the coding sequence GTGAGCGACACCGGCCTCGCCGACCTGTCGATCGTCGACGCCTGCACCGCGATCGCGCGCGGCGAGCTCGACCCGCTCGCGCTGACCCAGGCCTATCTCGAGCGCATCGCGCTGCTCGAGCCCGATCTGAACGCGTACGTCACCGTCACGGCGGACGCCGCTCTCGAGGCGGCGAACCAGGCGCGCGAGGAACTGGCAGCGGGCCGGGGCGGGCGGTTGTGCGGCATCCCGCTCGGACTCAAGGACCTCTACGACGTGCGCGGCGTGGCGACCACCGCCGGTTCGGCGTTGCTGCGCGGCAACGTGGCCGACGCCGACAGCACGGTCGCGGCGCGGCTGCGGGCCGCCGGCGCGGTGCTGCTCGGCAAGCACTGCACGCACGAGTTCGCCTGGGGCGGGACGACGAGCAACGGGTACACCGGGCCGACCCACAACCCGCACGCGCCTGCCCGTATCCCGGGCGGCTCGTCGGGCGGATCGGCTGCCTCGGTCGTCGCCGGCACCAGCGCGGGCAGCTTCGGCACCGACACCTGTGGCAGCGTGCGGATCCCCGCCGCCCTCTGCGGCTGTGTCGGTTTCAAGCCGAGCTACGGACGGATCAGCCTGCACCGCGTCGTCCCGCTGGCGCCGGCGCTCGATCACGCCGGCCCGCTGGCCAGGACGGTCCGGGACGCCGCCGTGTTGTACGGCGCGGTCGCCGGCCCCGACCCCGCCGACGCGCGCACGCTCGCGGACCCGGTGGCCGACCCGCTGGCCGGCCTGGGCAGCGGGTTGCGCGGACTGCGGGTCGGCCGGCTGCGCGGCTGGTTCGAGAGCATCCTGGATCCCGGTGTGCGCATCGCGCTGGACGGCGCGGTCGAGGCGCTGCGCGATGCGGGCGCGTCGATCAGCGACGTCCGACCGGCCGGTTCGGACGCGCCGGTGACTGCGGCGTTCGCGTTGGTGGCGGCGGAGGCGGTGCCGTATCACCGGGCCAGGTTCGGAGCGGAGGCGGCTGGCTACAGCGCCGAACTGGCCGAGCTGCTCGGGGCCGGGCCGCCCGACGAGCGAACTTACCGCGCCGCCCGCAACGTGGTCGGGCTCGAGGTCGAGGCGCTGCTCGCCGCGTTGCGCGAGGTGGACCTGCTCGTCTGTGCGACCGTGCCGGCGCCGGCGCCGCTGATCGGCGACAACCAGGTGACCGTGGACGGGCACCGGATGCACGTCGAGTGGATGCTCACCCGGCTGACCTCGGTGTTCGACGCGGCCGGGCTGCCTGCGCTGTCGGTGCCGTTCGGCTCGGCGTCCGGTCTGCCGGTGGGCATCCAGCTCGTCGGACGCCGGCTTGACGAGCCGACCGTGCTGCGCGCCGGGACCGTCGTGGCGGACGCCGGTCACTCAGCGGTGCGCTCCAGCGAGCGCGCGGCCGCGATGACGTCCCGCGGGTACTCGCGCCGGCCGTAG
- a CDS encoding branched-chain amino acid ABC transporter permease — MNWVNAIVQGLLLGGLFALFACGLSLLFGVVGIINLAHGDLAILGAYVAVALLPSVHSNALWALLFVPPMFAAFGYVSQRTLLQRSLDNGPLTTLLVTFGLSVVLQNALLEGFSADSHAFSVGKLATKAFHPAGQVSVSYLRLGILVVAVLVLAGVQVFLARTGTGRQIRSVADDGEAAAIVGINTRHITAIATAIAFATVAIAGLAFGMYAQFAPTSGSSLLLFAFEAVIIGGLGSLWGTLAGGCVLGLAQTIGAEFDPTIGVLVGHLVFLAVLAVRPSGLLPARAET; from the coding sequence GTGAACTGGGTCAACGCGATCGTGCAGGGGCTGCTCCTGGGCGGGTTGTTCGCGCTGTTCGCGTGCGGGCTCTCGTTGCTGTTCGGCGTAGTCGGCATCATCAACCTCGCGCACGGCGATCTCGCGATCCTCGGCGCGTACGTCGCGGTCGCGCTGTTGCCGTCGGTGCACTCGAATGCTTTGTGGGCGCTGCTGTTCGTGCCGCCGATGTTCGCGGCCTTCGGCTACGTCTCGCAGCGCACCCTGCTGCAGCGCAGCCTGGACAACGGGCCGCTCACCACGCTGCTCGTCACCTTCGGGCTGTCCGTGGTCCTGCAGAACGCACTGCTCGAGGGGTTCTCCGCGGACAGCCACGCGTTCAGCGTCGGCAAGCTTGCGACCAAGGCGTTCCACCCGGCCGGCCAGGTGTCGGTCAGCTACCTGCGGCTCGGCATCCTGGTGGTCGCGGTGCTCGTGCTCGCAGGAGTGCAGGTGTTCCTCGCCCGCACCGGCACCGGTCGGCAGATCCGCTCGGTCGCCGACGACGGCGAGGCGGCCGCCATCGTCGGCATCAACACCAGGCACATCACCGCGATCGCGACGGCCATCGCGTTCGCGACCGTCGCGATCGCCGGCCTCGCGTTCGGCATGTACGCACAGTTCGCGCCCACGAGCGGCAGCAGCTTGCTGCTGTTCGCGTTCGAGGCGGTGATCATCGGCGGGCTGGGCTCGCTCTGGGGCACCCTCGCCGGTGGCTGCGTGCTGGGCCTGGCACAGACGATCGGTGCCGAGTTCGACCCCACCATCGGCGTGCTGGTCGGGCACCTGGTGTTCCTGGCGGTGCTCGCCGTCCGGCCGAGCGGGTTGCTTCCGGCGAGGGCAGAGACATGA
- a CDS encoding branched-chain amino acid ABC transporter permease — MIVPIRRSTRTSRWALLPAAVILIVLGYLPYLAEQSTTNTMIDFFILLILGITWNMLAGYAGLVSVGQQAYVGIGAYGVLWLAQRGVNPFVGLPIAAVFCAVVAVPVSYLVFRLRGGYFAIGTWAVAEVFALLTIRSSALGGGTGTNLPGLDGYDPVLLGAMTYWAALAVAVLTLIGCYLLLRTRVGLALTAVRDDETAARAVGVAVPRAKRIVYLAAAIGAGGSGALLAISQLNIEAGNVYGVQWSAYMIFVVLIGGIGTLEGPIIGTIVFFTLQQTLASHGAWYLIIVGSVAVIMAVWVRRGLWGLLDRFGLRLFPVGYRVGEQPVPERS; from the coding sequence ATGATCGTGCCGATCCGGCGCTCGACCCGCACGTCCCGGTGGGCGTTGCTGCCTGCTGCCGTGATCCTGATCGTGCTCGGCTACCTGCCGTACCTCGCCGAGCAGAGCACCACGAACACGATGATCGACTTCTTCATCCTGCTGATCCTGGGGATCACCTGGAACATGCTCGCCGGCTACGCGGGCCTGGTGTCGGTCGGCCAGCAGGCGTACGTGGGCATCGGTGCGTACGGCGTGCTGTGGCTCGCGCAACGCGGCGTCAACCCGTTCGTCGGGTTGCCGATCGCAGCAGTGTTCTGCGCGGTCGTGGCGGTACCGGTGTCGTACCTGGTGTTCCGGCTGCGCGGCGGCTACTTCGCGATCGGCACCTGGGCGGTCGCCGAGGTGTTCGCCCTGCTCACGATCCGGTCCTCGGCGCTCGGCGGCGGCACGGGAACCAACCTGCCGGGTCTGGACGGCTACGACCCGGTGCTGCTCGGCGCGATGACCTACTGGGCGGCGCTCGCAGTCGCCGTGCTGACCCTAATCGGCTGCTACCTGCTGTTGCGCACCCGGGTCGGACTGGCGCTCACCGCCGTCCGCGACGACGAAACCGCGGCGCGCGCCGTCGGCGTCGCTGTGCCGCGGGCCAAGCGGATCGTCTACCTGGCCGCGGCGATCGGCGCGGGCGGCTCAGGCGCGCTGCTCGCGATCAGCCAGCTCAACATCGAGGCCGGCAACGTCTACGGTGTCCAGTGGTCGGCCTACATGATCTTCGTGGTGCTGATCGGCGGCATCGGCACGTTGGAGGGGCCGATCATCGGCACCATCGTGTTCTTCACCCTGCAACAGACCCTCGCCTCGCACGGCGCCTGGTACCTGATCATCGTCGGCTCGGTCGCCGTGATCATGGCGGTCTGGGTCCGGCGCGGGTTGTGGGGGCTGCTCGACCGGTTCGGGCTGCGCCTGTTCCCGGTCGGGTACCGCGTGGGCGAGCAGCCGGTGCCGGAACGGTCGTGA
- a CDS encoding 4-hydroxybenzoate 3-monooxygenase codes for MRTQVGIIGAGPAGLLLSQLLALQGIESVVLERHDRAYIEQRVRAGVLEHGSAQTLREAGVGARMDELGMAHGGTELRFMRRRHRIDFEQLTGRGITVYGQQEIVKDLLAARIGAGGDIRFEVQGVELAGLDTDRPTCRFVAAGEQHQLECDVVVGADGFHGVSRGYLPNPTVYERHYPFAWLGILAEAPPSSHELIYARHEDGFALHSMRTPHIIRMYLQVRPDEDLAQWSDERIWTELHTRLSTDDGFKLTEGPLLDKGITPMRSFVCTPMQHGRLFLAGDAAHIVPPTGAKGMNLAMADIRVLAHALGGYYADGRTDLLAAYTETALHRVWRAMHFSWWMTTMLHVDPDEDEFGHQLALSQLEYVASSRAMEASLAENYTGLPYSQGWSYR; via the coding sequence GTGCGAACCCAGGTCGGCATCATCGGCGCCGGGCCGGCCGGTCTGCTGCTGTCCCAACTGCTGGCGCTGCAAGGCATCGAGTCGGTGGTGCTCGAGCGTCACGACCGCGCGTACATCGAGCAACGGGTCCGGGCCGGGGTGCTGGAACACGGCAGCGCGCAGACCCTTCGCGAGGCGGGCGTGGGCGCGCGGATGGACGAGCTCGGGATGGCCCACGGCGGCACCGAGCTGCGCTTCATGCGCCGCCGTCACCGCATCGACTTCGAGCAGCTGACCGGCCGCGGCATCACCGTGTACGGGCAGCAGGAGATCGTCAAGGACCTGCTCGCCGCCCGGATCGGCGCCGGCGGAGACATCCGTTTCGAGGTCCAGGGCGTCGAACTCGCCGGGCTGGACACCGACCGGCCCACCTGCCGCTTCGTCGCGGCGGGCGAGCAGCACCAACTGGAGTGCGATGTCGTCGTAGGCGCAGACGGCTTCCACGGAGTCAGCCGTGGCTACCTGCCCAACCCCACCGTGTACGAGCGGCACTACCCGTTCGCCTGGCTCGGCATCCTGGCCGAGGCGCCGCCGTCGTCACACGAGCTGATCTACGCGCGGCACGAGGACGGCTTCGCGCTGCACTCGATGCGCACCCCGCACATCATCCGGATGTACCTGCAGGTCCGTCCCGACGAAGACCTCGCGCAATGGTCGGACGAGCGGATCTGGACCGAGCTGCACACCCGGTTGAGCACCGACGACGGCTTCAAGCTCACCGAAGGTCCCTTACTGGACAAGGGCATCACGCCGATGCGCAGCTTCGTGTGTACGCCTATGCAGCACGGCCGGCTGTTCCTGGCCGGCGACGCCGCGCATATCGTGCCCCCCACAGGCGCGAAGGGCATGAACCTGGCGATGGCCGACATCCGGGTTCTCGCCCACGCGCTCGGCGGCTACTACGCCGACGGCCGCACCGATCTGCTCGCGGCCTACACCGAGACGGCGCTGCACCGGGTGTGGCGGGCGATGCACTTCTCGTGGTGGATGACGACGATGCTGCACGTCGACCCGGACGAGGACGAGTTCGGCCACCAACTCGCGCTGTCCCAACTCGAGTACGTGGCGAGTTCACGCGCTATGGAAGCCTCGCTCGCCGAGAACTACACGGGCCTGCCGTACAGCCAGGGCTGGTCGTACCGGTGA
- a CDS encoding ABC transporter ATP-binding protein, protein MTALLELDSLSKRFGQVLVADRLSLDVPVGTTLGIVGPNGAGKTSLFAMVSGELRPDGGDIKLAGRSVLGLDTARRVRLGIGRTHQVPRPFTGMTVFENVLVAAHQGGGLRSGAATCGALDVLERTGLADQANTLAGRLGLLSRKRLEVARALATGPDLLLLDEVAGGLTEPEVAQLVTLVREINASGVTIIWIEHVVRALLSTVDRLVCLALGRLIADGDPIQVLGRADVKELFLGTDSTVIDPLAADGGP, encoded by the coding sequence ATGACCGCGCTGCTCGAGCTGGACTCGTTGAGCAAGAGGTTCGGTCAGGTGCTGGTAGCCGACCGGCTGTCGCTGGACGTCCCGGTGGGAACGACCCTGGGCATCGTCGGCCCTAACGGTGCAGGCAAGACCAGCCTGTTCGCCATGGTGTCCGGTGAACTGCGCCCGGACGGCGGAGACATCAAGCTGGCCGGGCGCTCCGTGCTGGGGCTGGACACGGCTCGACGGGTACGCCTCGGTATCGGCCGCACCCACCAGGTGCCACGGCCGTTCACCGGGATGACCGTGTTCGAGAACGTCCTCGTCGCCGCCCACCAAGGGGGTGGGCTGCGCTCCGGCGCAGCGACGTGCGGCGCCCTGGACGTTCTGGAACGCACCGGTCTCGCCGATCAGGCCAACACGCTCGCCGGCCGGCTGGGACTGCTCTCTCGCAAGCGGTTGGAGGTGGCTCGCGCGCTGGCGACCGGGCCGGACCTGCTGTTGCTGGACGAGGTGGCGGGCGGCCTCACCGAGCCCGAGGTGGCCCAGCTGGTGACGCTGGTGCGCGAGATCAACGCGAGCGGCGTGACGATCATCTGGATCGAGCACGTGGTCCGCGCGCTGCTTTCGACGGTCGACCGGCTGGTCTGCCTGGCACTGGGCCGGCTCATCGCCGACGGCGATCCGATCCAGGTGCTCGGCCGAGCGGACGTGAAGGAGCTGTTCCTCGGCACCGACTCGACGGTGATCGATCCGTTGGCTGCGGACGGCGGCCCATGA
- a CDS encoding IclR family transcriptional regulator domain-containing protein, whose product MSDEVPAATRNSEFVQSLERGLAVIRAFDADNPELTLSDVARLTGLTRAAARRFLLTLADLGYVRTDGRLFALRPRVLELGYSYLSSLGLPEVALPHMDALVAQVHESSSLSVLDEGEIVYVARVPTRRIMTVAITVGTRFPAYATSMGRVLLAGLDAKALDAYLHGLQPRELTPKTITQPAKLRVVLNRVRSQRYAMVDQELEVGLRSMAVPVHVAGRVVAALNVSMHAGRGSAEAARQELLPPLRAAAAAIESDLAATQGAALGGLPR is encoded by the coding sequence ATGTCCGACGAGGTACCAGCCGCGACGCGCAACAGCGAGTTCGTGCAGTCGCTCGAGCGCGGCCTGGCGGTGATCCGTGCCTTCGACGCGGACAACCCCGAGTTGACGCTCAGCGACGTCGCCCGGCTGACCGGGCTCACCCGCGCGGCCGCGCGGCGGTTCCTGCTCACGCTGGCCGACCTGGGCTACGTGCGCACCGACGGCCGCCTGTTCGCGCTACGCCCGCGGGTGCTCGAGCTCGGCTACTCGTACCTGTCCAGCCTCGGGTTGCCGGAGGTCGCCCTGCCACACATGGATGCCCTTGTCGCCCAGGTGCACGAGTCGTCGTCGCTGTCGGTGCTCGACGAGGGCGAGATCGTCTACGTGGCGCGTGTACCGACCCGCCGGATCATGACCGTGGCGATCACGGTCGGCACCCGATTCCCGGCGTACGCGACCTCGATGGGCAGGGTCCTGCTCGCCGGCCTCGACGCGAAGGCGCTGGATGCGTACCTGCACGGGCTGCAGCCGCGCGAGCTCACACCCAAGACCATCACCCAGCCGGCAAAACTGCGCGTCGTGCTGAACCGGGTGCGCAGCCAGCGCTATGCGATGGTCGATCAGGAACTGGAGGTCGGGCTGCGCTCGATGGCGGTGCCTGTGCACGTGGCCGGACGGGTCGTCGCCGCCCTGAACGTGTCGATGCACGCCGGCCGCGGCAGCGCCGAGGCCGCCCGGCAGGAACTGCTGCCGCCGTTGCGCGCGGCGGCCGCCGCCATCGAGTCCGATCTGGCGGCGACCCAGGGCGCCGCGCTGGGCGGGTTGCCTCGCTGA
- a CDS encoding ABC transporter ATP-binding protein yields MTSRPDALLVAEGLTVRHGQLTALHDVALQVRPGELVAVVGANGAGKSTLLRTLAGLHHTSGRITLDGEDITGLSPHQRVQRGLVMVPEGRRLFRSLSIEENILVGASNGRSGEWDLDRVFDLFGWMRGRRHEKADHLSGGEQQVVAIGRALVANPRVLLLDEISLGLAPVVVGQIYRMLPTLLRSDMAVLLVEQDVAQAMRVAVRFQCLLEGRTTLAGAPDDYSHEQVEAAYFGFATEGGS; encoded by the coding sequence ATGACCAGCCGGCCGGACGCGTTGCTCGTGGCAGAGGGGCTGACCGTCCGGCACGGTCAGCTCACCGCGCTGCACGACGTTGCCCTGCAGGTGCGGCCCGGCGAACTGGTCGCGGTGGTCGGTGCGAACGGCGCCGGCAAGTCGACCCTGCTGCGCACACTGGCCGGGCTGCACCACACGTCCGGGCGGATCACGCTCGACGGCGAGGACATCACCGGCCTCAGCCCCCACCAGCGCGTGCAGCGCGGCCTCGTCATGGTGCCCGAAGGCCGCCGGCTGTTCCGGTCGCTGTCGATCGAGGAGAACATCCTTGTCGGCGCGAGCAACGGGCGAAGCGGCGAGTGGGATCTGGACCGGGTGTTCGACCTGTTCGGGTGGATGCGCGGCCGGCGCCACGAGAAGGCCGACCATCTCTCCGGCGGCGAGCAGCAGGTGGTGGCGATCGGACGCGCACTGGTCGCGAACCCGCGCGTGCTGCTGCTGGACGAGATCTCGCTCGGGCTGGCACCGGTCGTGGTCGGGCAGATCTACCGGATGCTGCCGACCCTGCTGCGCAGCGACATGGCGGTGCTGCTGGTCGAACAGGACGTCGCGCAGGCGATGCGCGTCGCGGTCCGGTTCCAATGCCTGCTGGAGGGCCGTACCACCTTGGCCGGCGCCCCGGACGACTACTCGCACGAGCAGGTCGAGGCGGCGTACTTCGGGTTCGCGACGGAGGGCGGGTCGTGA